A genomic segment from bacterium encodes:
- a CDS encoding T9SS type A sorting domain-containing protein, which produces MAVPLTPGIANGLGEVSLSDGVPAVLPPADSKNQVRTSAALAINHGTFGAAPYHRVDAAAVSSFKAEAALIAAGGYTSDVAFQSMDASLISNDGHSTYLTSVGGCIYIQSVVTGLQAGDIVEVDNNYFYDNGTGYASYWDQAPYWVLISPYTHNTTSTINNWIIYFEPDGLGGYTMVIGSGQYNLALGTDDLTTVLGDLFQLTRSIKIHQGATLITPLTSSRGYTYSTAGVTGGVVATTSDLTTADLALVGADPVWVDDGYLGSLNGDAVDGHIFGQDAFATIPVGMSGVLTGGTVNIAPGTYVENLTIDKSLDLVGAGEASVTVYPALSAPNPGGAGSIPPGSSNMVLVQANDVTISGITFDGDNPSLTSGIVSDGADLDARNGIITNHALGVYQNLTVHNTTIKNIYLRGIYASSGGSFYFHHSSVSNVKATTSSIGMFNFGGGGIFEYNTVANCNDAISANWSTGCQFLHNTVTGSSSGIHTDNAGNYAGSTADLIQGNTISDGATNSYAIFVFAPYIAPVVDGNIISNVDVGLTSAGAYAAVTPQFTNNVVDGMARPNATGVYVTTQIWGYGSGNVTVNFANNSVSNCTDGIYLESDAGYANSFTLAQNAIYNNSNSNVITAAGALGTLTLQYSGNWWGSNVGATVASSIQATADYTPWLDNGADINAAIGFQPDLSGLWVDDDSPQLNATNRIQEAVALVDGSTIYLMPGLYVGQVVIDAMADLNLIGAGVANTIIQAPSTAMTDYFISSGTTRNYPVLMITNSADVKVAQLTVDGAGKGNSNYRFVGIGYRNSGGSVDTCSIIDVRDTPFSGSQHGVAVYALDNDGNDRTVALHNVTVTGFQKTAIAMIGADLTATVDHCTVTGAGPTTVTAQNGIQFTDVAGGIATYNSVSSISYTGASWAASGILASGPGPVTADHNTITECQASGYWSECGGSFTNNLVSQTLAGTGHHEVYGIIGYYGTVGPVAKFRPSGIDTELHRSTMTASTSPMTYVTDVSGNTFDGGGTDTSYAIFPYAYNLSNASWQVHDNRVTNYLVGIEFYKEAGASVLAGDIDNNVLLFNDYGLDNNGGVLSVEENVFSNGLNAGDILPGNYYNHNCWSDYSGTPPYAIGGGGGNLDNNPSADCGLDLSPDSLIYLCTSGVTVTVSVGDAVTALDAADIRLEYPAELTVGSVTAASGNFFLTSSQTNHAAGQKDTLFVNLGVLTGVQDGPASLFTVNFSGSVSLCAWGEIAMYYRDLRDSTNSPIIVPLATPVAFRSDCLDPDLTVLSPGSGGFYNFAPVLNLSASDDCDLAAVYYQIDACGPTWLPIATGLAGTTYSNTAWTLPGFSGLTEAAHCVYFKVVDDAGRGNADTCSYTWCFTKDVTAPAPPTNLVAKPGHNKVHVSWQNSTSADVIGVVLQRVPWTNYPNYGTVPGTVSAPAYPASQLVGTTVFDSAASVASNVNHDDAVGLSNATRDIYYYGAFAYDAAGNYSVAAPAAQGRATSYWLGDIGDNTVSQNTSDGFVYLEDLALFSIAYATKQGDAAFYDDADFGPTFGGSPKGIPNPDDSIQFEDLVIFAINFDAVNPSMKAVPIFADQSVNGDLSLAVTGTQEGPDATYHLRLLNNRGDIKALRVTLAFDETSTLDKVELNPALTSVTQPIFTKIISGQGSVTIDVALLGTGNTLGGSGEVATLHFSSQSGTPNVTLIEGTLRDRENQPLTAALVSPEVRIIPRSYSLAQNYPNPFNPVTSIEYSIPLDCHVRLEVFNMLGQSVVVLVDEQKSAGVYSTPWAGTDLHGNAVASGIYLYRLSTDAYSATRKMMLVK; this is translated from the coding sequence AGCCGCGCTGGCTATCAATCACGGCACCTTTGGCGCGGCCCCCTATCATCGGGTTGATGCCGCCGCAGTCTCATCGTTCAAGGCAGAAGCGGCCCTGATTGCGGCCGGTGGGTACACCAGCGATGTCGCATTCCAAAGTATGGACGCATCGCTCATATCAAATGATGGCCACTCCACTTATCTGACCAGTGTGGGCGGATGCATTTACATTCAATCAGTTGTTACCGGCCTGCAAGCAGGCGATATTGTCGAGGTCGACAACAACTATTTCTATGATAACGGCACCGGGTATGCATCGTATTGGGACCAGGCGCCTTATTGGGTGCTGATCAGTCCCTACACCCACAACACAACCTCAACCATCAATAATTGGATCATCTATTTTGAACCGGATGGATTGGGCGGTTATACGATGGTGATCGGTTCCGGCCAGTACAATCTTGCGCTGGGAACCGACGATCTGACCACAGTGCTGGGGGATCTGTTCCAACTGACTCGGTCGATCAAAATTCACCAGGGAGCCACACTCATCACCCCGTTGACCAGCAGTCGTGGTTACACCTACTCAACTGCCGGAGTTACCGGTGGCGTAGTGGCCACAACCAGCGATCTGACCACCGCCGACCTCGCGCTGGTGGGTGCTGATCCAGTCTGGGTCGACGACGGCTATCTTGGTTCATTAAATGGTGATGCAGTGGATGGTCATATCTTTGGCCAGGATGCTTTTGCCACCATACCGGTCGGCATGTCAGGCGTTTTGACCGGCGGAACGGTCAACATTGCACCAGGCACTTATGTCGAAAATCTGACCATTGACAAATCCCTCGATCTGGTCGGAGCCGGCGAAGCCTCGGTCACTGTTTATCCGGCACTCTCGGCGCCAAATCCGGGCGGCGCGGGCTCGATCCCACCCGGATCAAGTAATATGGTGCTGGTTCAGGCTAATGATGTGACTATTTCCGGCATAACGTTCGACGGAGACAATCCGTCGCTCACCAGCGGGATCGTCAGCGATGGAGCAGATCTCGATGCGCGCAATGGTATCATTACCAATCACGCCTTGGGTGTCTATCAGAACCTGACTGTACACAATACCACGATTAAGAATATCTACCTGCGTGGTATCTATGCCTCAAGTGGCGGCTCGTTCTATTTTCATCATAGCTCAGTAAGCAACGTCAAAGCGACCACCTCGTCGATCGGCATGTTCAATTTCGGCGGCGGTGGGATATTTGAATACAACACCGTTGCCAACTGCAACGACGCAATTTCGGCCAACTGGTCAACCGGTTGTCAGTTCCTGCACAATACAGTCACCGGATCCAGCAGCGGAATTCACACGGACAACGCCGGTAACTACGCCGGAAGTACTGCCGACCTGATCCAGGGGAACACTATTAGCGATGGCGCGACGAACAGTTATGCCATCTTCGTGTTTGCCCCATATATCGCTCCGGTGGTAGATGGCAACATCATCTCAAATGTAGACGTAGGACTTACCTCAGCCGGCGCCTATGCCGCGGTCACTCCGCAGTTCACCAATAACGTGGTGGATGGTATGGCACGGCCGAACGCGACCGGAGTTTATGTTACGACGCAGATCTGGGGGTACGGTTCCGGGAACGTAACAGTCAATTTTGCCAATAACAGCGTCTCGAACTGCACAGACGGCATCTACCTCGAATCCGATGCCGGTTATGCGAACTCGTTTACGCTGGCGCAGAACGCGATCTATAATAACAGCAATTCGAACGTGATTACCGCCGCGGGCGCTCTGGGAACATTGACTCTGCAGTACAGTGGTAACTGGTGGGGAAGTAATGTCGGCGCAACCGTGGCCAGCTCCATTCAAGCGACAGCGGATTATACGCCGTGGCTGGATAACGGGGCAGACATCAACGCCGCGATCGGCTTCCAACCCGATCTCTCCGGGCTATGGGTCGACGATGATTCGCCGCAGCTAAACGCGACCAACCGCATTCAGGAAGCGGTTGCTCTGGTCGATGGCAGCACTATTTACCTGATGCCGGGGTTGTATGTTGGGCAAGTTGTCATTGACGCCATGGCCGACTTGAATCTCATCGGCGCTGGTGTGGCCAATACGATCATCCAGGCGCCATCCACTGCCATGACCGATTACTTCATCAGCAGCGGAACCACCCGTAATTACCCGGTTTTGATGATCACCAACTCGGCCGATGTCAAAGTCGCACAATTGACAGTCGATGGAGCCGGCAAGGGGAACAGCAACTATCGATTTGTCGGGATCGGCTACCGGAACTCGGGAGGGTCGGTTGATACCTGTTCGATCATCGATGTTCGGGATACGCCATTCTCCGGCTCGCAACACGGTGTCGCCGTGTATGCGCTTGACAATGACGGCAACGACAGAACGGTGGCTCTCCATAACGTTACGGTGACCGGCTTCCAGAAGACCGCAATTGCCATGATCGGAGCCGATCTGACCGCGACAGTCGATCACTGCACGGTGACAGGTGCCGGTCCGACGACAGTAACGGCGCAGAACGGCATCCAATTCACCGATGTCGCAGGTGGAATTGCGACTTACAATAGCGTCTCGTCCATTTCGTACACGGGCGCAAGCTGGGCGGCCTCTGGCATCCTCGCCAGTGGTCCCGGTCCCGTCACCGCAGATCATAACACGATCACCGAATGTCAGGCGTCGGGTTACTGGTCAGAGTGCGGCGGTAGTTTCACCAACAACTTGGTTTCGCAGACACTGGCCGGCACCGGGCACCACGAAGTGTACGGAATTATCGGCTACTACGGCACTGTCGGACCAGTGGCTAAGTTCCGTCCAAGCGGAATAGACACCGAACTTCACCGTTCGACCATGACCGCGTCGACATCACCCATGACCTACGTGACCGATGTTTCCGGCAATACATTCGATGGCGGCGGCACAGATACGTCCTACGCGATCTTCCCGTACGCCTACAACCTGAGCAATGCGTCATGGCAGGTTCACGACAATCGGGTCACCAACTATCTGGTTGGAATCGAATTCTACAAAGAGGCCGGCGCTTCAGTACTAGCCGGTGACATTGACAACAATGTCCTGCTCTTTAACGATTACGGCCTGGACAATAATGGCGGCGTACTGTCTGTTGAAGAGAATGTGTTCTCCAACGGACTCAATGCCGGCGACATTCTGCCCGGCAACTACTACAACCACAACTGCTGGAGCGACTATAGCGGCACTCCACCGTACGCCATAGGCGGAGGCGGGGGAAATCTTGACAACAATCCGAGCGCGGACTGCGGATTGGATCTCAGCCCGGATTCTCTCATCTATCTCTGCACGTCCGGCGTTACCGTGACGGTTTCGGTCGGCGATGCTGTCACCGCGCTTGACGCGGCCGATATTCGGCTGGAATATCCTGCGGAGTTGACTGTTGGTTCCGTTACTGCTGCTTCCGGGAATTTTTTCCTGACCTCATCGCAAACCAATCATGCGGCCGGACAAAAAGACACGCTCTTTGTTAATCTCGGCGTGTTGACCGGTGTGCAGGATGGGCCGGCTTCACTCTTTACCGTGAACTTCAGCGGTAGCGTGAGTCTTTGTGCCTGGGGCGAGATCGCAATGTACTACCGCGACCTTCGCGACAGCACCAATTCGCCGATAATCGTACCGCTTGCCACACCGGTGGCGTTTCGGTCCGATTGTCTTGACCCGGATCTGACAGTACTCTCCCCGGGTTCAGGCGGCTTCTACAATTTCGCACCGGTGCTGAATCTCAGCGCTTCCGACGACTGTGACCTTGCCGCGGTTTACTACCAGATCGATGCCTGCGGCCCAACCTGGCTGCCGATCGCGACTGGTCTTGCCGGGACAACGTACAGCAATACTGCCTGGACTCTTCCGGGATTTAGCGGACTCACCGAGGCAGCACATTGTGTTTACTTCAAGGTGGTCGATGATGCCGGCCGCGGCAATGCCGATACCTGCAGTTACACCTGGTGCTTCACCAAGGATGTCACTGCGCCAGCGCCTCCGACCAATCTTGTTGCCAAACCTGGTCACAATAAAGTGCACGTGAGCTGGCAGAATTCGACCAGTGCGGATGTGATCGGCGTCGTGCTCCAGCGCGTACCGTGGACCAACTATCCGAACTACGGGACAGTCCCGGGCACGGTCTCCGCTCCCGCCTATCCTGCGTCTCAGCTTGTTGGCACCACTGTCTTTGATAGCGCGGCATCAGTCGCTTCCAATGTCAACCATGACGATGCGGTCGGTCTTTCCAACGCCACTCGTGACATTTACTACTATGGCGCTTTTGCGTACGATGCAGCCGGAAACTACTCAGTTGCGGCTCCTGCGGCGCAGGGGAGAGCCACATCCTACTGGCTTGGAGACATTGGCGACAACACGGTCTCCCAGAATACGTCAGATGGCTTTGTCTATCTGGAGGACCTGGCTCTCTTCTCGATCGCGTATGCGACCAAGCAGGGGGATGCGGCGTTCTATGATGACGCCGATTTCGGTCCGACTTTCGGCGGCAGCCCCAAAGGGATCCCGAACCCCGATGACTCGATCCAATTCGAGGATCTGGTGATCTTTGCGATCAACTTTGACGCTGTCAATCCATCCATGAAGGCGGTGCCGATCTTTGCCGATCAGTCCGTCAATGGCGATCTGTCGCTGGCCGTAACCGGCACGCAAGAGGGACCGGATGCCACGTACCATCTTCGACTGCTCAATAACCGTGGCGACATCAAAGCGCTTCGAGTCACATTGGCTTTCGATGAGACCAGTACGCTTGATAAGGTCGAGTTGAATCCAGCCCTGACCTCAGTGACTCAGCCGATCTTCACCAAGATCATCTCTGGGCAGGGGAGCGTGACGATCGATGTTGCGCTGTTGGGGACCGGAAATACTCTTGGCGGATCCGGCGAAGTCGCCACACTGCACTTCTCGTCTCAATCAGGAACACCCAACGTCACGCTGATTGAGGGAACCCTGCGCGATCGCGAGAATCAACCTTTGACAGCGGCGCTGGTCTCGCCCGAGGTCAGGATCATTCCTCGGTCCTATAGCCTCGCGCAGAACTACCCCAACCCGTTCAACCCAGTGACCTCGATTGAATACAGCATTCCTTTGGATTGCCATGTTCGACTTGAGGTTTTCAATATGCTGGGTCAGTCCGTGGTGGTGCTGGTGGACGAACAGAAGTCTGCCGGAGTTTACTCGACTCCATGGGCAGGTACTGATCTCCATGGCAATGCTGTGGCGAGCGGTATTTACCTCTATCGTCTAAGTACGGATGCCTATTCGGCTACACGCAAGATGATGCTTGTGAAGTAG